From Flavipsychrobacter sp., a single genomic window includes:
- a CDS encoding homoserine dehydrogenase, whose protein sequence is MSIQQKELTIGLFGFGVVGEGLYKVLNQTTSLNANIKKVCIKHPEKKRNAPKELFTTYPEIVLSDNSINVIVELIDDAEAAFAITKKALKAGKAVVSANKKMIAEHLPELLALQKEYNTPLLYEAACCASIPVLRNLEEYYDNDLLQGISGIVNGSTNYILSKIFEENLSYETALKNAQAAGFAESNPALDVEGIDAVNKLSIILVHAYGIITAPQDVVHTGIQNINAADAVYAQEKGYEIKLVAKAKKITEEQATAFVLPQFVKKGELLEGVRNEYNGVVIESGLADAQFFYGKGAGSFPTASAALSDISALRYNYTYEYKKYNRAQVPALTNELYLKVYASFESAFDIPQDRFALIEEWSITEERCCVSGIIAFKELQESNWWKAKGVSLILLPEPILLELPKYKKAPIKQLHLV, encoded by the coding sequence ATGTCTATACAACAAAAAGAATTGACTATTGGGTTATTTGGTTTCGGAGTAGTGGGAGAAGGTTTATATAAAGTACTGAACCAAACTACGTCACTTAATGCCAACATTAAGAAGGTGTGTATCAAACACCCGGAGAAAAAACGTAATGCCCCTAAAGAATTATTCACTACCTATCCTGAAATAGTATTGTCGGATAATAGCATCAACGTAATAGTAGAATTGATCGACGATGCAGAAGCGGCATTTGCCATTACAAAGAAAGCATTGAAAGCAGGTAAGGCAGTAGTGAGTGCCAACAAAAAAATGATTGCTGAACACCTGCCTGAACTATTGGCTTTGCAAAAAGAATACAATACACCACTACTATACGAGGCGGCATGTTGTGCGAGTATACCAGTGCTAAGAAACTTAGAAGAGTATTATGATAACGATCTGCTACAAGGCATTAGCGGAATTGTAAATGGCTCTACCAACTATATACTCAGTAAAATATTTGAAGAAAACCTAAGCTATGAAACGGCATTGAAAAATGCACAAGCAGCAGGCTTTGCAGAGAGCAACCCTGCGTTGGATGTAGAGGGTATTGATGCCGTCAACAAACTGTCTATTATATTAGTGCATGCTTATGGTATTATCACAGCTCCGCAAGACGTAGTGCACACAGGTATACAAAATATTAATGCTGCTGATGCAGTGTATGCACAAGAGAAAGGCTATGAAATAAAACTAGTAGCTAAGGCCAAAAAGATAACAGAAGAGCAAGCAACAGCATTTGTGCTACCGCAGTTTGTAAAGAAAGGAGAGCTGTTAGAAGGAGTGCGTAATGAGTATAACGGCGTGGTGATAGAAAGCGGTTTGGCAGATGCACAGTTCTTTTACGGTAAAGGAGCAGGTAGCTTTCCAACAGCATCGGCAGCGTTGAGCGATATATCTGCACTGCGTTACAACTATACCTACGAGTATAAAAAATACAATAGAGCACAAGTGCCTGCATTAACTAATGAGCTCTACCTGAAAGTATACGCCAGTTTTGAATCGGCTTTTGATATACCACAAGATAGGTTTGCACTTATAGAAGAGTGGAGTATTACGGAAGAGCGTTGTTGTGTGTCAGGTATTATTGCGTTCAAAGAATTGCAAGAAAGTAACTGGTGGAAAGCAAAGGGAGTTTCCTTGATATTGCTGCCAGAGCCAATATTATTGGAGCTGCCAAAATATAAGAAGGCACCGATAAAGCAATTACATTTGGTATAG
- a CDS encoding TIGR02757 family protein: protein MTKAQLKKLLEDKVKLYNQPSFINGDPIVVPRRFSKLQDIEIAGLFAAVLAWGNRTTIINNCNKLIGWMDNAPHDFILHHKETDLKKFLPFVHRTFNATDLLYFIYFLQYHYQQHPSLEDAFVPDKKYNDDNVERALIHFHNYFFSIEHPDRTKKHIATPQRRSACKRINMYLRWMVRKDKQGVDFGLWQKISPHQLVCPLDVHVARVACRLELIDNTKSNWQNATALTEKLKELNPKDPAKYDYALFGLGMAERL from the coding sequence ATGACGAAAGCACAACTTAAAAAGCTATTAGAGGACAAAGTAAAACTATACAACCAGCCTTCTTTTATTAATGGCGACCCTATTGTTGTGCCACGTCGGTTTAGCAAATTGCAAGACATAGAAATAGCAGGGCTTTTTGCTGCCGTACTCGCTTGGGGCAACCGCACTACCATTATCAACAACTGCAACAAACTAATAGGATGGATGGACAATGCACCACACGACTTTATCCTACATCACAAGGAAACCGACTTGAAAAAGTTCTTGCCTTTTGTGCATCGCACTTTCAATGCTACCGACCTTTTATATTTTATTTATTTCTTACAATACCATTATCAGCAGCACCCTAGTTTAGAAGATGCTTTTGTACCTGATAAAAAATACAATGATGATAATGTGGAAAGGGCGCTCATTCATTTTCACAATTATTTCTTCTCCATTGAGCACCCTGACCGCACAAAAAAACACATAGCCACACCGCAAAGAAGATCCGCTTGTAAACGCATCAATATGTACCTCCGCTGGATGGTACGAAAAGACAAACAAGGTGTGGACTTTGGACTTTGGCAAAAGATAAGCCCACACCAGTTAGTTTGCCCATTAGATGTTCATGTAGCACGAGTAGCATGCAGACTAGAGCTTATAGACAACACTAAATCGAACTGGCAAAATGCTACAGCACTTACTGAAAAGCTAAAGGAGTTAAACCCCAAAGACCCTGCTAAATATGACTATGCGTTATTTGGATTAGGTATGGCGGAACGTCTTTAA
- a CDS encoding DUF2339 domain-containing protein — protein MSNTYSRSMMTNNEHISRLSEKLDALLKKQNSFTAEINELRQEINALKNADVPSLEKADNPDPTPKAIEPTINTPAAVTSKTPIQNTPPQNYTHTSKKSNLEKFIGENLISKIGIIITIIGVSIGVKYSIDHQLISPATRIILGYLAGITLTLIGLKLRAKYKNYSAVLVSGAMAIMYFITFAAYNYYALMPQIAAFLLMVVITIATVGAAIKYNNQIIAHIGLVGAYAIPFLLSDGSGKVQILFSYMAIINMGILFIAFKKYWKSLSYFSFGLTWLIYGSWAVFKYSVEEHFSLALLFSIIFFAIFCISFLAYKLLRDKIFEKADIALILINSFVFYGIGYSLLDGHDIGAHYLGLYTLCNAFIHFCISIVIYKRKLADKNLFYLLAGLSLLFITIAIPVQLDGEWVTLAWAFQAALLFGIGRVRSTAMYESYAYPVMALAFLSLLQDWSVVYVDYRFDGTREVFRLLLNAHFLNSLLVIILFSVINVINHKKKPPEQLDRNKDLMQFINMAIPAVLIAVIYGAFFLEIRNYWDQIYVSSTIEHETKGMFRNHNLKQFSTVWLINYSLVFVALLSILNIKKIKSTVLSYASLVMSSLVIFAFLTFGLYLLSELREDYLQQRLAQYYAKNSFYISIRYVSYTLVAVVLAVMYRQIRFSFMAKSLKQIAPIFELFFSITLLWIVSSELLNIMDIMQKQSSYKLALSILWGVYSMLLISYGIWQKKKQLRIAAIVLFAFTLLKLFFYDIAHLDTISKTIVFVSLGVLLLIISFLYNKYKHIITEEDVEPKEALKNNDESTT, from the coding sequence TTGAGTAACACATATAGCCGCAGTATGATGACCAACAATGAACATATAAGCCGACTATCAGAAAAGCTGGATGCTTTACTAAAAAAACAGAACAGTTTTACTGCTGAAATAAATGAACTACGCCAAGAAATAAATGCATTAAAAAATGCGGATGTACCATCATTAGAAAAAGCAGACAACCCTGATCCTACACCTAAGGCTATTGAGCCAACTATCAATACCCCTGCTGCTGTAACATCAAAAACTCCTATTCAAAATACACCTCCGCAGAACTATACCCATACGTCTAAAAAGTCGAACTTGGAGAAGTTCATTGGTGAAAACCTTATCAGTAAAATAGGGATCATCATTACCATTATAGGGGTAAGTATAGGGGTCAAATATTCTATCGACCATCAATTAATAAGCCCTGCTACAAGAATTATATTAGGCTACTTGGCTGGTATTACCCTTACTCTCATAGGGCTTAAGCTAAGAGCGAAATACAAAAACTATAGTGCTGTTTTAGTTAGTGGCGCTATGGCTATCATGTACTTTATCACTTTTGCAGCATACAACTACTACGCGCTTATGCCACAAATAGCAGCCTTCCTGCTAATGGTAGTCATTACTATTGCCACTGTAGGTGCTGCTATAAAATATAATAACCAGATCATTGCCCATATAGGATTGGTAGGCGCCTATGCTATTCCATTTTTACTAAGCGATGGCTCAGGAAAAGTACAGATACTTTTCTCCTACATGGCTATTATCAATATGGGTATTCTATTCATTGCCTTTAAAAAATATTGGAAGTCGCTTTCTTATTTCTCGTTTGGACTTACTTGGTTGATATACGGCTCTTGGGCTGTCTTCAAATATTCGGTAGAAGAGCATTTTAGTTTAGCACTATTGTTCTCCATTATCTTCTTTGCTATATTTTGTATCTCTTTCTTAGCCTATAAATTATTACGCGACAAAATTTTTGAAAAAGCAGACATTGCCCTAATACTCATCAACTCCTTTGTTTTTTATGGCATTGGTTATTCCCTACTTGATGGGCATGATATTGGAGCACATTACCTAGGACTCTATACCCTTTGCAATGCCTTTATACACTTCTGTATCAGTATCGTAATTTATAAACGCAAGCTTGCGGACAAAAACTTGTTTTACTTATTAGCAGGATTATCTCTGCTCTTCATCACCATTGCTATACCGGTGCAGCTAGACGGGGAATGGGTAACACTAGCATGGGCATTTCAGGCGGCTTTACTTTTTGGTATCGGCAGAGTTAGAAGTACAGCCATGTACGAGTCTTACGCCTACCCAGTGATGGCATTGGCATTTTTAAGTTTGCTGCAAGACTGGTCTGTAGTGTATGTAGACTATAGGTTTGACGGAACACGCGAAGTATTCCGCTTACTATTAAACGCACATTTTCTTAATTCACTATTGGTAATTATACTCTTCTCAGTTATAAACGTCATCAATCATAAAAAGAAGCCCCCTGAACAACTTGACCGAAACAAAGACTTAATGCAGTTTATCAATATGGCTATTCCTGCTGTACTTATTGCTGTTATTTACGGAGCCTTCTTTTTAGAAATAAGAAACTATTGGGATCAGATATATGTGAGCTCTACTATAGAACACGAAACTAAAGGGATGTTTAGAAATCATAATCTAAAACAGTTTAGTACTGTATGGTTGATCAATTATTCTTTGGTTTTTGTTGCTCTACTTTCCATCCTCAACATCAAAAAAATTAAGAGCACAGTACTCAGTTATGCAAGCCTTGTGATGAGTAGTTTGGTAATCTTTGCATTCTTGACTTTTGGGTTGTATTTGTTGAGTGAACTACGTGAAGACTATTTGCAACAAAGACTTGCTCAGTACTATGCCAAAAACAGTTTTTATATAAGTATCCGTTATGTCTCTTACACCTTGGTGGCTGTAGTGCTAGCTGTAATGTACAGGCAAATACGATTCAGTTTCATGGCTAAAAGTCTGAAACAAATTGCTCCCATATTTGAACTCTTTTTCAGCATTACACTACTGTGGATAGTCAGTAGCGAGCTACTGAACATTATGGATATTATGCAAAAACAAAGTTCTTACAAACTGGCACTAAGCATACTATGGGGTGTCTACTCCATGCTACTTATATCCTACGGTATTTGGCAAAAGAAAAAGCAATTGCGTATAGCCGCTATTGTATTGTTTGCCTTTACTTTATTAAAACTATTCTTCTACGATATTGCTCATTTAGATACCATTTCAAAAACTATTGTCTTTGTATCTCTTGGTGTTTTACTTTTGATTATCTCTTTCTTGTACAATAAGTATAAGCACATCATTACAGAGGAAGATGTTGAACCAAAAGAAGCGCTAAAGAACAATGACGAAAGCACAACTTAA
- a CDS encoding peptidylprolyl isomerase — protein MKKILLTVLCLIALTPVFADDKIVIYTDMGKIELVLFDNTPQHSKNMLKLVKKKFYDGTLFHRVIPQFMIQGGDPESKTAKKGTTLGNGDVGYRVPAEINDVNYHRYGALAMARDNNPEKASSGCQFYIVVGKKFDANQLDQMASRTGRKYTEAQKKVYATEGGTPHLDGNYTVFGQVTKGMDVVEKIIDATRDERDRPYEDIKMNKVRVKKFLGLF, from the coding sequence ATGAAGAAAATACTACTTACCGTACTGTGCCTTATAGCACTAACCCCAGTTTTTGCCGATGATAAAATTGTGATCTATACCGATATGGGCAAAATAGAGCTTGTATTGTTTGACAACACACCGCAACACAGCAAGAACATGCTAAAGCTGGTAAAGAAGAAGTTTTATGATGGCACACTTTTTCACAGAGTGATACCGCAATTTATGATACAAGGTGGCGACCCGGAATCTAAAACAGCTAAGAAAGGCACAACATTAGGCAACGGTGATGTTGGCTATCGTGTACCTGCCGAAATAAATGACGTGAACTATCATAGATACGGCGCACTGGCTATGGCTAGAGACAACAATCCAGAAAAAGCATCTTCGGGCTGTCAATTTTATATTGTAGTGGGTAAAAAATTCGATGCAAATCAACTAGACCAGATGGCATCGAGAACAGGAAGAAAATACACTGAAGCACAGAAAAAAGTATATGCAACAGAAGGTGGCACTCCTCACCTTGATGGCAACTATACTGTATTCGGACAAGTGACCAAAGGCATGGACGTAGTAGAAAAGATAATAGACGCTACAAGAGATGAAAGAGATAGACCTTATGAAGACATTAAGATGAACAAAGTACGCGTGAAGAAATTTTTGGGTTTGTTTTAA
- the corA gene encoding magnesium/cobalt transporter CorA, which translates to MARKIHARGLTKLLPEWSWNYTKRKPITAFNPSHLPDKRIHVDEPVYSVFDFDEHSVEERKGIKETECHDYFNSGKITWINVDGLEKEQIERLCKHYEIHHLLIEDILSVGQRAKMDDSENVIFCLLPMIYYNATNNAVETEQVSIVLGQNFVISFQEDPARDVFNPIRERIRREGSRIRKGTADYLCYALIDIIVDSYFGVLEKINERIEILEDTLLLQQREQASLAKISILRREVMVLRRSVSPVKELVHAFIKSDSDLLEEEHEKYYKDVLDHSTQATEYIENHRDMVMNLQDLAMSQINLRMNEVMKVFTLLATLMAPATLIGGIFGMNFDVIPLSHQKDGFYITVILMLAIPLLMLIYFKRRGWF; encoded by the coding sequence ATGGCAAGAAAGATACATGCAAGAGGGCTTACCAAACTACTACCGGAATGGTCGTGGAACTATACCAAACGTAAACCTATTACTGCGTTCAACCCTTCGCACTTGCCAGACAAAAGAATACATGTTGATGAGCCTGTCTACTCAGTTTTCGATTTTGATGAGCATAGTGTTGAGGAACGAAAAGGAATAAAAGAAACAGAGTGCCACGATTATTTCAACAGCGGTAAGATAACATGGATAAATGTTGACGGATTGGAGAAAGAGCAAATAGAACGCCTTTGTAAGCACTATGAGATACACCACCTATTAATAGAAGATATACTAAGCGTAGGGCAGCGTGCAAAAATGGATGATTCTGAGAATGTGATCTTCTGCCTTTTGCCCATGATATATTATAATGCTACTAATAATGCTGTGGAGACAGAGCAAGTGAGTATTGTATTGGGACAGAACTTTGTTATCTCTTTTCAGGAAGACCCGGCAAGAGATGTATTTAACCCCATAAGAGAAAGGATAAGAAGAGAAGGGTCGAGAATAAGAAAAGGAACGGCAGATTATTTATGCTATGCACTTATAGACATAATAGTAGACAGCTATTTTGGTGTGTTGGAAAAAATAAATGAGAGAATAGAAATACTGGAAGACACCTTACTATTACAGCAAAGAGAGCAGGCTTCGCTGGCCAAGATAAGTATACTACGTAGAGAGGTAATGGTGTTGAGACGTTCGGTAAGTCCAGTAAAAGAACTGGTGCATGCATTTATAAAAAGTGATAGCGACCTACTGGAAGAAGAACACGAGAAATACTACAAGGACGTACTAGACCACAGTACGCAAGCAACAGAATATATAGAGAACCATAGAGATATGGTCATGAACCTTCAAGATCTGGCAATGAGCCAAATCAACCTGAGGATGAATGAAGTGATGAAGGTGTTCACATTGTTGGCTACACTCATGGCACCCGCCACACTTATAGGTGGTATCTTCGGGATGAACTTTGATGTAATACCTCTATCTCATCAAAAAGATGGCTTTTATATCACAGTGATATTGATGTTGGCGATCCCTTTACTAATGTTGATCTATTTTAAACGGAGAGGTTGGTTCTAA
- a CDS encoding methyltransferase domain-containing protein encodes MTQENTDKYYNKVGEYFDLFADKYYDRSIQNPVLSAMRHSFRNHVTIQNPKYILDIGCGPGEDVIYFAEKYPYATVYGIDVSAKMIDCAQEIVASKGLKNIKLINTGIENISAHIGSDIQFDIIYVFFGALNTVSSLHNAAQVINNLLAPKGQVVLTFVNKYYLSEFFVNMLKGRIKKATARWGKEWQGYSPEAAISSKTYTPSQIKKVFAHMKFLRKEGYSIFYPAWYQANKIANRPSIGNMLYKMDKMANKTPLWSNGEYTLFVYEKVD; translated from the coding sequence ATGACGCAAGAAAACACTGATAAATACTATAATAAAGTAGGTGAATACTTTGACCTGTTTGCCGATAAGTACTACGACAGGAGTATACAAAACCCTGTGCTTTCTGCCATGCGCCATTCATTTCGCAACCATGTCACTATCCAAAATCCCAAATACATTTTAGACATAGGGTGCGGCCCCGGTGAAGACGTGATCTACTTTGCTGAAAAATATCCTTATGCTACCGTTTATGGCATAGACGTTTCTGCGAAAATGATCGACTGTGCTCAAGAAATAGTAGCTAGTAAAGGATTAAAAAACATTAAACTCATCAACACAGGCATTGAAAATATATCTGCTCATATCGGTAGCGATATTCAATTCGATATCATCTATGTTTTTTTTGGCGCACTCAACACGGTTTCTTCTTTGCACAATGCCGCACAGGTGATCAATAACCTCTTGGCACCTAAAGGGCAGGTAGTACTCACTTTTGTCAATAAGTATTACCTATCTGAGTTTTTTGTCAATATGCTGAAAGGACGGATAAAAAAAGCTACAGCTCGTTGGGGCAAGGAATGGCAGGGCTATTCTCCCGAAGCGGCAATTTCCAGTAAGACATACACTCCTTCACAAATAAAAAAGGTCTTTGCCCATATGAAGTTTTTAAGGAAAGAAGGCTACTCTATATTTTATCCCGCTTGGTACCAAGCTAATAAAATAGCCAACCGCCCATCTATAGGGAATATGCTATACAAAATGGATAAAATGGCTAATAAAACTCCGTTGTGGAGTAACGGCGAGTACACTCTTTTTGTCTACGAAAAAGTGGATTAG
- a CDS encoding NAD(P)-dependent oxidoreductase, which produces MRILLIGATGFIGSALLDFLALKQEVQIDALLHKSIPQKKLDGVRYKTLSYTHIDLSFLQEGNYDYIFHLGRISVKKSGNIGRWYAGKKGRKANENLLQNIDKLPKKPKLIYLSGSLMYGDHQKKLMDEDTPLSPTGFAKYYYKAEQPFLDAIKNGAENIILLRAPWVLGLGSWFDQIYLNHIDKNGSAPIYGDKDRAMSIISLEDCAGMLWHYAQNAEKGGVFNIYTYQKVLLKDFVNLTAKAAGVNKVEHYPKYTLKKMADKTTIRSILCEILLDTKHKDIFNAYTPLYQDLEDYIIYTIKKYDARKH; this is translated from the coding sequence ATGCGAATACTCCTTATTGGGGCAACGGGTTTTATAGGTAGTGCATTATTAGACTTTCTTGCATTGAAGCAAGAGGTGCAAATAGATGCATTGCTACATAAAAGCATACCTCAAAAAAAACTAGACGGAGTTAGATACAAAACACTCAGCTATACTCATATCGACCTTTCTTTTTTACAAGAGGGTAATTACGACTATATATTTCATCTTGGTAGAATATCCGTTAAAAAGTCTGGAAATATCGGTCGCTGGTATGCCGGAAAAAAAGGTAGAAAAGCGAACGAGAACTTGTTACAAAACATTGATAAGCTTCCTAAAAAGCCAAAACTCATTTACCTCTCGGGGTCTTTAATGTATGGGGATCATCAAAAAAAACTAATGGATGAAGACACCCCACTATCTCCTACAGGCTTTGCAAAATATTACTACAAAGCAGAACAACCATTTTTAGACGCTATAAAAAATGGTGCTGAAAATATAATACTATTGAGAGCTCCTTGGGTGCTTGGGTTAGGGTCTTGGTTCGATCAGATATACCTCAACCATATTGACAAGAATGGATCGGCACCTATATATGGAGACAAAGACAGAGCCATGTCTATTATCTCTTTAGAAGACTGTGCCGGTATGCTATGGCACTATGCACAAAATGCTGAAAAAGGCGGTGTATTTAATATCTATACTTATCAAAAAGTACTGCTAAAAGACTTTGTAAACCTTACAGCCAAAGCCGCTGGAGTGAACAAAGTAGAACACTACCCTAAGTATACACTCAAAAAAATGGCAGACAAAACCACAATAAGGTCTATATTATGTGAGATACTGCTAGACACAAAACATAAAGACATATTTAACGCCTATACTCCACTCTATCAAGATCTAGAAGATTATATTATTTATACCATCAAGAAATATGACGCAAGAAAACACTGA
- a CDS encoding nucleotidyltransferase domain-containing protein — MQVANRNKELESRVLSTLQYFHVFTHPLFVDDIYRYLSETVSIGELNNVLDDMEKRHVIYKHKDMYMLVNNPALTDKRIKGEAIAQKRLQKAKLSTKIIAQFPFVSSICISGSLSKGYADDNSDIDFFIITKAKRLWICRTTLHLFKKLTFLFGKQHSFCMNYFIDESYLELEEQNKFTATELVTLIPVYNRATFEILEKKNSAWVKELLPNASWNENKTVPDNKSFIKAFAEFMFNILWPEQLNSFLMKLTDRRWRKKWMKRNYPMAEYDLAMKTKWYVSKHHPSNNQKKVLEVQINRADIQTAH, encoded by the coding sequence ATGCAAGTAGCAAATAGAAATAAAGAGTTAGAAAGTAGGGTATTGAGTACCCTACAGTATTTTCATGTATTTACACATCCGCTATTTGTTGATGATATTTATCGGTATTTATCAGAAACAGTAAGTATAGGTGAGCTGAACAATGTTTTGGATGATATGGAAAAACGCCATGTTATCTATAAACATAAAGATATGTATATGCTGGTCAACAATCCTGCACTGACCGACAAGCGAATAAAAGGGGAAGCTATAGCCCAAAAAAGGCTACAAAAAGCTAAACTGTCTACTAAAATAATCGCGCAATTCCCTTTTGTGAGTAGCATATGTATCTCCGGTTCCCTGTCAAAAGGTTATGCTGATGATAATTCAGATATTGATTTTTTCATCATCACAAAGGCAAAGCGGCTATGGATATGCCGAACCACATTGCACCTATTTAAAAAATTGACATTCCTTTTCGGTAAGCAGCATTCCTTCTGTATGAATTATTTTATAGATGAGTCTTACTTAGAATTGGAAGAGCAAAATAAGTTTACGGCTACAGAGCTGGTGACGCTTATTCCCGTATACAACAGAGCTACTTTTGAGATTTTAGAAAAGAAGAATAGTGCCTGGGTAAAAGAGCTGCTACCCAACGCCTCTTGGAATGAAAATAAAACGGTACCTGATAATAAGAGTTTTATAAAGGCTTTTGCTGAGTTTATGTTCAATATTTTATGGCCAGAACAACTCAACAGCTTTTTAATGAAACTCACCGATAGAAGATGGCGTAAAAAATGGATGAAAAGAAACTATCCTATGGCAGAGTATGACCTAGCCATGAAAACAAAATGGTATGTATCGAAACACCACCCTAGCAACAATCAAAAAAAGGTATTGGAAGTGCAAATTAACCGCGCTGATATACAGACTGCTCATTAG